In the genome of Zobellia nedashkovskayae, the window TGATGTTGGTGAAGGTGTTGGCAACGAAAAACAGCTATTGCCCCTGCTTTCTTCCTGTAATATAGCCTGTGGAGGTCATACGGGAAATAAGGAGAGTATGACAGAGGTGGTTAGCTTGGCTAAAGAGAATAATGTTTTGGTGGGTGCTCACCCGTCATACCCGGATATATCTAATTTTGGCCGTATCTCTATAAAGATGGGCCCAAAAGAACTCATCAATAGTATAGGTAACCAAGTGGAGGGTCTTGTTGAGGTTTTGGACGAACAAGGTGTAAAACTACATCATATAAAACCACACGGAGCGCTTTATAATGATATTGCTAAGGATGAATCTTTGGCAGTTTGTTTTTTAGAAGCGATTAAAAAGTACAAGAAAGACACTTGTTTATACGTGCCCTATAACTCAGAAATAGCTAAAGTGGCCCTAAAAGAAGGATTTCAGATAAAGTACGAAGGTTTTGCAGACAGAAATTATGAAGTAGATTTAAGTCTGGTATCCAGAAAGCAACCTAATGCCTTAATAACAGATAAGATACAGGTTTTAAAGCATATAGTTGAAATAGTAGATCATAAAAGGGTAACTACCATTGGCGGGAAAGAAGTGTCAATTTTGGTAGATACCTTCTGTATTCATGGAGATACGCCATCTGCATTAGAAATAGTATTGTATCTTACTCAAGAATTACCAAACCATAACATGTATATAAAAAAGTGAACAGTTATCCAATTTCCATACGACCTTTTGGCATTCATGCTATTCTTCTAGAATGGCCAGGTAGAGTAGATGTAGCTATTCTTGAAGATATATTGCAATTTACCCAGTACCTTAAGGAATGTTGTTTAAAGGGAGAGGAATGGGAGATTGTTCCAGCCTATAATTCCGTTACCCTTATATATAGAGAAGAACCAATTGATTTTGACCAGTTGAA includes:
- the pxpA gene encoding 5-oxoprolinase subunit PxpA codes for the protein MSILEIPYYKMTHNYLDLNCDVGEGVGNEKQLLPLLSSCNIACGGHTGNKESMTEVVSLAKENNVLVGAHPSYPDISNFGRISIKMGPKELINSIGNQVEGLVEVLDEQGVKLHHIKPHGALYNDIAKDESLAVCFLEAIKKYKKDTCLYVPYNSEIAKVALKEGFQIKYEGFADRNYEVDLSLVSRKQPNALITDKIQVLKHIVEIVDHKRVTTIGGKEVSILVDTFCIHGDTPSALEIVLYLTQELPNHNMYIKK